The genome window TGGCGCGCCTCGCTCACGGCGATGGCCCGGGTGCTGCGCGACGGCGACATCCCCGACGACATCGGCATCGGCGTGGAGTTCGGCATCCCGCAGACCGCCAAGCGGATCGACTTCATCCTCTCCGGCCAGGCCG of bacterium contains these proteins:
- a CDS encoding ATP-binding protein, which codes for MIVYQATKSKFLHDCDNDQIEDVVSSAYVQKTGRYALTGEFKAWRASLTAMARVLRDGDIPDDIGIGVEFGIPQTAKRIDFILSGQA